From the genome of Phreatobacter cathodiphilus, one region includes:
- a CDS encoding L,D-transpeptidase family protein produces the protein MHALPGRPSRGVVHVGLAAFPCALGRGGIRSDKREGDGATPRARLLLRRVFFRADRLPRPQVLRPVRAIGPEDAWCDDADDRRYNRLIRRPPGPAEERLARADRLYDTIVELGWNDAPVRRRRGSAIFWHGARDGFTPTAGCVAIRIADFAKILPRLSRQAVMVVR, from the coding sequence GTGCATGCCTTGCCGGGCCGCCCCTCCCGCGGCGTGGTGCATGTGGGTCTCGCGGCCTTTCCCTGCGCCCTCGGCCGCGGCGGCATCCGCTCGGACAAGCGCGAGGGTGACGGGGCGACGCCGCGGGCGCGGCTGCTGCTCCGCCGCGTCTTCTTCCGCGCCGATCGGCTCCCCCGGCCGCAGGTCCTCCGCCCGGTCCGGGCCATCGGCCCGGAGGACGCCTGGTGCGACGATGCTGACGACCGGCGCTACAACCGACTGATCCGCCGCCCGCCGGGCCCGGCCGAGGAGCGCCTCGCCCGCGCCGACCGCCTCTACGACACCATTGTCGAGCTCGGCTGGAACGACGCGCCCGTCCGCCGCCGACGTGGCAGCGCCATTTTCTGGCACGGCGCGCGCGACGGCTTCACCCCGACGGCGGGCTGCGTCGCCATCCGCATCGCCGATTTCGCCAAGATCCTGCCGCGGCTGTCGCGGCAGGCGGTGATGGTGGTGCGCTAG
- a CDS encoding response regulator transcription factor, with translation MSQVRKILLCDDDADMREALSEQLALHEEFETVSVDSAAKAIQTVKGDHFDLLIMDVGLPDMDGREAVKIMRKGGFKSPIIMLTGHDTDSDTILGLEAGANDYVVKPFRFAVLLARVRAQLRQHEASEDAVFQIGTYSFRPSSKLLITDKNGKIRLTEKETAILRYLYRQGIKPVSREILLSEVWGYNSGVTTHTLETHIYRLRQKIEKDPGNASLLVTEGGGYKLVP, from the coding sequence ATGAGCCAAGTCCGCAAGATCCTGCTCTGCGACGACGATGCCGACATGCGCGAGGCGCTGTCCGAACAGCTCGCGCTGCACGAGGAGTTCGAGACCGTCAGCGTCGATTCCGCCGCCAAGGCGATCCAGACGGTGAAGGGCGATCATTTCGACCTCCTGATCATGGATGTCGGACTGCCGGACATGGACGGCCGCGAGGCGGTCAAGATCATGCGCAAGGGCGGTTTCAAGAGCCCCATCATCATGCTGACGGGCCACGACACCGATTCCGACACGATCCTCGGCCTCGAGGCAGGCGCCAACGACTACGTGGTCAAGCCCTTCCGCTTCGCGGTGTTGCTCGCCCGCGTGCGCGCCCAGTTGCGCCAGCACGAGGCCAGCGAGGACGCGGTGTTCCAGATCGGAACCTATTCCTTCCGGCCCTCGTCCAAGCTCCTGATCACCGACAAGAACGGCAAGATCCGCCTGACCGAGAAGGAGACGGCGATCCTGCGCTACCTCTACCGCCAGGGCATCAAGCCGGTATCGCGCGAGATCCTGCTCTCCGAGGTCTGGGGATACAATTCCGGCGTCACCACCCACACGCTGGAGACCCACATCTACCGGCTGCGTCAGAAGATCGAAAAGGATCCGGGCAACGCCTCCCTTCTCGTCACCGAAGGCGGCGGCTACAAGCTGGTTCCCTGA
- a CDS encoding cyclic nucleotide-binding domain-containing protein, protein MALDDDIALLARVPLFASLGGEPVRLLAFSAETRFLRAGDVLFKEGQAADCGYVIGEGRISLTNDGGLTDHLAGPGSLIGEMALIIETLRPATATARDPVTVLRIPRALFRRVLTEFPDAAQRVHEDFREKMRATTADLLRVGRLFERG, encoded by the coding sequence ATGGCCCTCGACGACGACATTGCCCTTCTGGCGCGGGTTCCGCTGTTCGCAAGTCTGGGCGGAGAGCCGGTCCGCCTCCTGGCATTCTCCGCCGAGACGCGCTTCCTGCGCGCCGGCGACGTGCTGTTCAAGGAGGGGCAGGCGGCCGATTGCGGCTATGTGATCGGCGAGGGGCGCATTTCGCTGACCAATGACGGCGGCCTCACCGACCATCTCGCCGGGCCCGGCAGCCTCATCGGCGAGATGGCCCTGATCATCGAGACGTTGCGCCCCGCCACCGCCACGGCGCGCGATCCCGTCACCGTCCTGCGCATTCCGCGCGCGCTGTTCCGCCGGGTGCTCACCGAGTTTCCCGACGCGGCGCAGCGGGTGCACGAGGATTTCCGCGAGAAGATGCGGGCCACCACCGCCGATCTGCTGCGCGTCGGCAGGCTGTTCGAACGCGGCTGA
- a CDS encoding PAS domain-containing hybrid sensor histidine kinase/response regulator translates to MAETGTRGGSAGNGGTDLSRRFAGLLILCGLPLLLLVGALGWSTYGRAELTAQARDHMVEHVLLVGGIVATFTVLAVVVWRQFVAPAVALARASALSGRGETAPLPDVPTPWAGLRHQLELSIGEQQAKIHQLRAMIDGIPLRTVYVDPDLVYRDANREFLEFVGKPRDEVIGHTVEEILGPKVVEQYLTLGERVRRGETMRWEGWIPFVTRGQRYLQVSLMPYVAVGDTRVGYLTFTRDLTELKLGEQELARNMEALARSEAMNKAVVVSSLDAIIVSDEDWRVVEFNPAAEAMFGFAREEAMGRYAFDIVVPDDMRDMQIGTMARYKAKVDVGSLARRFDTVARRRDGSTFPVEYSVNTIRTGDHRLFMAHVRDLTETRRMEAEAQASRERLHQVEKLSAMGSLLAGVAHELNNPLAIVIAQSSLLVEKAATEGVKRRGERIHAAAERCGRIVKSFLAMARQKPPQREPVDLGQVVTGALDMVAYGLRSSGIDVDMDITPDLPVISGDRDLLTQVLANLMINAQQALMDQPAPRRIALRVRREGADIAIRVADNGPGIPPDIMRRVFEPYFTTKPAGVGTGIGLSICRNVVEAHGGKVSLSNRPEGGAQFDITLPVAPAGAETAEAGAPPLSRPGLSVLIVDDEVDVARSLAEIVEGLGHRPVTVDRPMAALEQVENRRFDVIFADLRMPGLDGIDFRDRIHRRDPALAERTVIVTGDTVAGPDRLARAEGAEAVVLEKPFTFDDVRQVLARVAGSGTAEPAAR, encoded by the coding sequence ATGGCCGAAACCGGCACGCGCGGTGGAAGCGCCGGCAACGGCGGCACGGACCTCTCACGCCGCTTCGCCGGCCTCCTCATCCTGTGCGGACTGCCGCTGTTGCTGCTCGTTGGCGCGCTCGGCTGGTCGACCTACGGGCGGGCCGAGCTCACCGCGCAGGCGCGCGACCACATGGTCGAGCATGTCCTCCTCGTCGGCGGCATCGTCGCCACCTTCACCGTGCTCGCCGTGGTGGTCTGGCGGCAGTTCGTCGCTCCCGCAGTGGCACTGGCACGGGCGAGCGCGCTGAGCGGCCGCGGCGAGACGGCGCCGCTGCCGGATGTGCCGACGCCCTGGGCGGGGCTGCGCCACCAGCTCGAACTCTCCATCGGCGAGCAGCAGGCCAAGATCCACCAGCTCAGGGCGATGATCGACGGCATCCCGCTGCGCACCGTCTATGTCGATCCCGACCTCGTTTACCGCGACGCCAACCGCGAGTTCCTCGAATTCGTCGGCAAGCCGCGGGACGAGGTCATCGGTCACACGGTGGAGGAAATCCTCGGCCCCAAAGTGGTCGAACAGTACCTGACCCTCGGCGAGCGGGTCCGCCGCGGCGAGACCATGCGGTGGGAGGGATGGATCCCCTTCGTCACCCGCGGCCAGCGCTACCTGCAGGTCTCGCTCATGCCCTATGTGGCGGTCGGCGACACCCGCGTCGGCTACCTCACCTTCACCCGCGACCTCACCGAGCTGAAACTGGGCGAGCAGGAACTCGCCCGCAACATGGAGGCGCTGGCGCGCAGCGAGGCGATGAACAAGGCGGTGGTCGTCTCCTCCCTCGACGCCATCATCGTCTCGGACGAGGACTGGCGGGTGGTCGAGTTCAATCCCGCCGCCGAGGCCATGTTCGGCTTCGCGCGGGAGGAGGCCATGGGCCGCTACGCCTTCGACATCGTCGTGCCCGACGACATGCGCGACATGCAGATCGGCACCATGGCGCGCTACAAGGCCAAGGTGGACGTGGGCAGCCTCGCCCGCCGCTTCGACACGGTTGCGAGGCGCCGCGACGGCTCGACCTTCCCGGTGGAATATTCCGTCAATACGATCCGCACCGGCGACCATCGCCTGTTCATGGCCCATGTCCGCGACCTCACCGAGACCCGGCGGATGGAGGCGGAGGCGCAGGCGAGCCGCGAACGCCTGCACCAGGTGGAGAAGCTCTCCGCCATGGGCTCCCTGCTCGCGGGGGTCGCGCACGAGCTGAACAACCCGCTCGCCATCGTCATCGCCCAGTCGTCCCTTCTGGTGGAGAAAGCCGCCACCGAGGGCGTGAAACGCCGCGGCGAGCGGATCCACGCCGCCGCCGAGCGCTGCGGCCGCATCGTCAAGAGCTTCCTCGCCATGGCGCGGCAGAAGCCGCCGCAGCGCGAACCGGTCGACCTCGGGCAGGTCGTGACCGGCGCTCTCGACATGGTCGCCTACGGCCTGCGCAGCTCCGGCATCGACGTGGACATGGACATCACGCCGGACCTGCCGGTGATCAGCGGCGACCGCGACCTGCTGACCCAGGTCCTCGCCAATCTGATGATCAACGCCCAGCAGGCGCTGATGGACCAGCCGGCGCCGCGGCGGATCGCCCTGCGTGTGCGGCGGGAGGGAGCCGACATCGCCATCCGCGTCGCCGACAACGGTCCGGGCATTCCCCCCGACATCATGCGGCGGGTTTTTGAGCCCTATTTCACCACCAAGCCGGCGGGGGTCGGGACGGGCATCGGCCTGTCCATCTGCCGCAACGTGGTCGAGGCCCATGGCGGCAAGGTCTCGTTGAGCAACCGCCCGGAGGGTGGCGCGCAGTTCGACATCACCCTGCCGGTGGCGCCCGCGGGAGCGGAAACCGCCGAGGCCGGCGCGCCGCCGCTCTCGCGGCCGGGCCTGTCCGTTCTCATCGTCGACGACGAGGTGGACGTCGCCCGCAGCCTCGCCGAGATCGTCGAGGGGCTGGGGCACCGGCCGGTCACGGTCGACCGGCCGATGGCGGCCCTCGAACAGGTGGAGAACCGCCGCTTCGACGTGATCTTCGCCGACCTGCGCATGCCGGGCCTCGACGGCATCGACTTCCGCGACCGCATCCACCGCCGCGACCCCGCCCTGGCGGAGCGCACGGTGATCGTCACCGGAGATACCGTGGCCGGGCCCGATCGGCTGGCGCGCGCCGAGGGCGCCGAGGCAGTGGTGCTGGAGAAGCCCTTCACCTTCGACGACGTGCGCCAGGTGCTCGCGCGCGTCGCCGGCAGCGGGACGGCGGAGCCCGCCGCCCGCTAG
- a CDS encoding globin domain-containing protein produces MTPDQIALIRRQFGLVARRADAFAADFYDNLFHLDGTLRPMFPADLSAQRGKLVKVLAHVILSLDDLAAVIDDVRALGAKHVGYGVTAADYHTVGIALLKTLGDHLGDGFDDASRAAWARCYGMLAETMSEAEGAPRAAA; encoded by the coding sequence ATGACACCCGACCAGATCGCCCTCATCCGCCGCCAGTTCGGCCTCGTCGCCCGCCGAGCGGATGCCTTCGCCGCCGACTTCTACGACAATCTCTTCCACCTCGACGGCACGCTCAGGCCGATGTTTCCCGCCGACCTCTCCGCCCAGCGCGGCAAGCTGGTGAAGGTGCTGGCCCACGTCATCCTGTCGCTCGACGACCTCGCCGCCGTCATTGACGACGTCCGCGCCCTCGGTGCGAAACATGTCGGCTACGGCGTCACCGCCGCCGACTATCACACGGTCGGCATCGCTCTCCTGAAGACCCTCGGCGACCATCTCGGCGACGGGTTCGACGATGCCTCCCGCGCCGCCTGGGCCCGCTGCTACGGCATGCTGGCCGAGACCATGAGCGAGGCCGAGGGAGCGCCGCGCGCCGCCGCCTGA
- a CDS encoding response regulator transcription factor has translation MDEAVRRRVVEGKTMARRGRIAVLDDEPDWADAVREYLTDLGYDVDCLKAAWELEPYLAREKPDLIILDIGLPGENGIDILIRTDLASDVAVLVLTGNPDPIDRVLGLELGADDYVQKPVELRELAARVAGILQRRLGRRRNLVVFEQASVDLVAARILKVDGSTDRLSAGEVALIRIFAENPGKVLTREEIMEQAPAEDEEAFDRAVDSRIARLRRKLDTEAIRTVRGHGYVFDVPSHAGEKPGGEAA, from the coding sequence ATGGACGAGGCTGTCCGGCGACGGGTTGTGGAAGGGAAGACGATGGCGCGGCGCGGCAGGATAGCGGTGCTGGACGACGAACCCGACTGGGCCGACGCGGTGCGGGAGTACCTTACCGATCTCGGCTACGACGTCGACTGCCTGAAGGCGGCCTGGGAGCTGGAGCCCTATCTCGCCCGCGAGAAGCCAGACCTCATCATTCTCGACATCGGCCTGCCGGGCGAGAACGGCATCGACATCCTGATCCGGACGGATCTGGCCAGCGACGTCGCCGTGCTGGTCCTCACCGGCAATCCCGATCCGATCGACCGTGTGCTCGGCCTCGAACTCGGCGCCGACGACTATGTGCAGAAGCCGGTCGAGCTGCGCGAGCTCGCCGCCCGCGTGGCGGGCATCCTGCAGCGCCGGCTGGGACGGCGGCGCAACCTCGTCGTCTTCGAACAGGCCTCGGTCGATCTCGTCGCGGCGCGTATCCTCAAGGTGGACGGCTCGACCGACCGGCTCTCCGCCGGCGAGGTGGCGCTGATCCGCATCTTTGCGGAGAATCCCGGCAAGGTGCTGACCCGCGAGGAGATCATGGAGCAGGCGCCCGCGGAGGACGAGGAAGCCTTCGACCGCGCCGTCGATTCCCGCATCGCCCGCCTCAGGCGCAAGCTGGACACCGAGGCGATCCGCACCGTCCGCGGCCACGGCTACGTCTTCGACGTGCCGAGCCATGCCGGCGAAAAGCCCGGCGGGGAAGCGGCCTGA
- a CDS encoding response regulator, with the protein MAIVDDEEHLREAVGEYLELQGFEVMSFRNAQAFREESAGKAIDVAILDIAMPGEDGLSLARFIRKSGQTGIIMATAAGRPIDRIVGLEIGADDYLVKPYELRELLARIKSVLRRVNAAPAAAEPQSPAVREGRSLRFGALTLDLDARRLTDAANGPIELTAMEFDLLQALATRPNRVLSRGQLQEFAHGRSADESDRSIDIRVTRLRKKIEPDPEHPRFIKTVRGEGYVFVPSGA; encoded by the coding sequence GTGGCCATCGTCGACGACGAGGAACATCTGCGCGAGGCGGTCGGGGAATATCTCGAGCTCCAGGGCTTCGAGGTGATGAGCTTCCGCAACGCCCAGGCCTTCCGTGAGGAAAGCGCCGGCAAGGCGATCGACGTCGCCATCCTCGACATCGCCATGCCGGGCGAGGACGGACTGTCGCTCGCCCGCTTCATCCGCAAGTCCGGCCAGACCGGCATCATCATGGCGACGGCGGCCGGGCGCCCCATCGACCGGATCGTCGGCCTCGAGATCGGCGCGGACGACTATCTGGTGAAGCCCTACGAGCTCAGGGAACTCCTCGCCCGCATCAAGAGCGTGCTGCGCCGGGTGAACGCCGCGCCGGCCGCGGCCGAACCGCAGTCGCCGGCGGTACGCGAGGGCCGCAGCCTGCGCTTCGGCGCGCTGACGCTCGACCTCGACGCGCGCCGCCTCACCGACGCCGCCAACGGGCCGATCGAGCTGACCGCGATGGAGTTCGACCTCCTCCAGGCACTGGCGACGAGGCCGAACCGCGTCCTCTCGCGCGGCCAGCTCCAGGAATTCGCCCACGGGCGCTCCGCCGACGAGAGCGACCGCTCGATCGACATCCGCGTGACGCGTCTGCGCAAGAAGATCGAACCGGATCCCGAACACCCGCGCTTCATCAAGACGGTGCGCGGCGAGGGCTATGTCTTCGTCCCCAGCGGAGCGTGA
- a CDS encoding PAS domain S-box protein: MSSASGGAAADSGNDLAAMVRDEVLAPGGRFDTGVLGRLFDAMPMRVTAADAEGRFVYANRAALAMFDLSLDQVVGRTVREILGEDMAARTTPLIATLAGGEPVQWSDWVTYANGARRHVEQVYAPCFDRGGGLVGFIALIRDTTALKEREEALEARLAALNVAEAINTAIIKTSIDPIMVVDEEGVLIDLNPAAMATFGYSRSNSVGRPISELIIPPSLRQAHAEGMARYTASGISRVLDQRLTLEAQRADGSVIPIELTISEIRLPQRRVFTAHLRDLSQAREAERQMEQQRERLHQAEKLSAMGSLLAGVAHELNNPLAILVAQSTLLMETASDAGQKRRAERIHAAADRAGRIVKSFLAMARQRPEKRETTQLNDLVRSAADMLAYGLRSHDVTLDLDLDPNLPVIVADQDFIGQVVANLVINAQHALVDMEPPRVVSIATRRKNGHVRLVVSDNGPGVPDAIAGRIFDPYFTTKPAGVGTGIGLSICKSIIESHGGSIALDRSEEGGARFTVLLPAALPPAPAEAPEEPARPEGLTILVVDDEADVRASLAEMLELFGHRILPAQTAREALEEGAIQAADLVFVDLRMPGIDGLKFRDRAVALNPRLADRVVIMTGDAVEGPGAIERHAGDETIPVMEKPFTLADVRRILSAFI; this comes from the coding sequence GTGTCCTCGGCCAGCGGGGGGGCCGCTGCAGATTCGGGGAACGACCTCGCGGCGATGGTGCGCGACGAGGTCCTGGCGCCCGGTGGCCGGTTCGACACCGGCGTGCTCGGCAGGCTCTTCGACGCCATGCCGATGCGTGTGACGGCAGCCGATGCCGAGGGCCGGTTCGTCTATGCCAACCGCGCCGCTCTCGCCATGTTCGACCTCAGCCTCGACCAGGTGGTGGGCCGGACCGTGCGGGAGATTCTCGGCGAGGACATGGCCGCGAGGACCACGCCGCTCATCGCCACCCTCGCCGGCGGCGAGCCGGTGCAGTGGAGCGACTGGGTCACCTATGCCAACGGCGCCCGTCGCCATGTCGAGCAGGTCTATGCGCCCTGTTTCGACCGCGGCGGCGGCCTCGTCGGCTTCATCGCGCTGATCCGCGACACCACCGCCCTGAAGGAGCGGGAGGAGGCACTGGAGGCCCGGCTCGCCGCCCTGAACGTCGCCGAGGCCATCAACACCGCCATCATCAAGACCTCCATCGATCCGATCATGGTGGTCGACGAGGAGGGCGTGCTGATCGACCTCAACCCCGCCGCCATGGCGACCTTCGGCTATTCCCGCAGCAATTCCGTCGGCCGGCCGATCTCCGAACTGATCATCCCGCCGTCCCTGCGGCAGGCCCATGCCGAGGGCATGGCCCGCTATACGGCGAGCGGCATCAGCCGCGTGCTCGACCAGCGGCTGACCCTGGAGGCGCAGCGGGCCGACGGCTCGGTCATTCCCATCGAGTTGACCATTTCCGAGATCCGCCTGCCGCAGCGGCGGGTGTTCACCGCGCACCTGCGCGACCTGTCGCAGGCTCGCGAGGCGGAGCGGCAGATGGAGCAGCAGCGCGAGCGGCTGCACCAGGCCGAGAAGCTCTCCGCCATGGGCTCGCTGCTCGCCGGCGTCGCCCACGAGCTCAACAATCCGCTGGCCATCCTCGTGGCGCAGTCGACCCTGCTGATGGAGACGGCGAGCGATGCCGGCCAGAAGCGGCGGGCCGAACGCATCCACGCCGCCGCCGACCGGGCGGGCCGCATCGTCAAGAGCTTCCTCGCCATGGCCCGCCAGCGGCCGGAGAAGCGCGAGACGACCCAGCTCAACGACCTCGTCCGCTCCGCCGCCGACATGCTCGCCTACGGGCTGCGCAGCCACGACGTGACGCTCGACCTCGACCTCGACCCGAACCTGCCGGTCATCGTCGCCGACCAGGACTTCATCGGCCAGGTGGTCGCCAACCTCGTCATCAACGCCCAGCACGCTCTCGTCGACATGGAGCCGCCGCGCGTGGTCAGCATCGCCACCCGGCGCAAGAACGGCCATGTGCGGCTCGTCGTCAGCGACAACGGGCCCGGCGTGCCGGATGCCATCGCGGGGCGCATCTTCGATCCCTATTTCACCACCAAGCCGGCCGGCGTCGGCACGGGGATCGGCCTGTCGATCTGCAAGTCCATCATCGAGTCGCACGGCGGCTCCATCGCCCTCGACCGCAGCGAGGAGGGCGGCGCCCGCTTCACCGTGCTGCTCCCGGCCGCTCTGCCCCCGGCCCCGGCCGAGGCGCCCGAGGAGCCGGCCCGGCCGGAGGGCCTCACCATCCTCGTCGTCGACGACGAGGCCGACGTGCGCGCCAGCCTCGCCGAGATGCTCGAACTCTTCGGCCACCGCATCCTGCCGGCGCAGACGGCCCGCGAGGCGTTGGAGGAGGGGGCGATCCAGGCGGCCGACCTCGTCTTCGTCGACCTGCGCATGCCGGGCATCGACGGCCTGAAGTTCCGTGACCGGGCGGTGGCGCTCAATCCCCGCCTCGCCGACCGGGTGGTCATCATGACCGGCGACGCGGTCGAGGGTCCGGGCGCCATCGAGCGCCACGCGGGAGACGAGACGATTCCGGTGATGGAGAAGCCCTTCACCTTGGCAGACGTTCGCCGGATCCTCTCGGCCTTCATCTGA